The following are from one region of the Bufo gargarizans isolate SCDJY-AF-19 unplaced genomic scaffold, ASM1485885v1 original_scaffold_1653_pilon, whole genome shotgun sequence genome:
- the LOC122923500 gene encoding putative surface protein SACOL0050, with the protein GNRRTKNREEEARAPSVSERAETVSERAASVSERAPSVSKQAASVSERAPSVSERDPSVSKQAKSVSEQAESVSECAPSVSERAPSVSERAETVSERAASVSERAVSVSERAPSVSERAETVSERAASVSEQAASVSERAPSVSERAETVSERAASVSEQAASVSERAPSVSERAASVSERAASVSERAASVSERAPSVSERAASVFERAETVSEQAPSVSERAPSVSERAPSVSETAGRPPCDSAPRPPMSTPGSPTPRLLLLRLEEVIKTQVHLTFLQSPDLNSMEMLRHDLKKTMPARHPKNIDELKESCREECSLMSCKYSVEVTSAKGKSTDYVI; encoded by the exons GGAAACAGAAGAACAAAGAACCGTGAGGAAGAAGCCAGAGCTCCGTCTGTATCCGAGCGAGCTGAGACTGTATCTGAGCGAGCTGCGTCTGTATCCGAGCGAGCTCCGTCTGTATCCAAGCAAGCTGCGTCTGTATCTGAGCGAGCTCCGTCTGTATCCGAGCGAGATCCGTCTGTATCCAAGCAAGCTAAGTCTGTATCCGAGCAAGCTGAGTCTGTATCTGAGTGTGCTCCGTCTGTATCCGAGCGAGCTCCGTCTGTATCCGAGCGAGCTGAGACTGTATCCGAGCGAGCAGCGTCTGTATCCGAGCGAGCAGTGTCTGTATCCGAGCGAGCTCCATCTGTATCCGAGCGAGCTGAGACTGTATCCGAGCGAGCAGCGTCTGTATCCGAGCAAGCAGCATCTGTATCCGAGCGAGCTCCATCTGTATCCGAGCGAGCTGAGACTGTATCCGAGCGAGCAGCGTCTGTATCCGAGCAAGCAGCATCTGTATCTGAGCGAGCTCCATCTGTATCCGAGCGAGCAGCATCTGTATCCGAGCGAGCAGCATCTGTATCCGAGCGAGCAGCATCTGTATCCGAGCGAGCTCCGTCTGTATCCGAGCGAGCAGCATCTGTATTCGAGCGAGCTGAGACTGTATCCGAGCAAGCTCCGTCTGTATCCGAGCGAGCTCCGTCTGTATCCGAGCGAGCTCCGTCTGTATCTGAGACAGCTGGACGCCCTCCTTGTGACAGCGCCCCCCGTCCACCGATGTCCACACCAGGGTCACCCACTCCCCGGCTCCTTCTTCTCC GCCTTGAAGAAGTTATTAAGACGCAGGTTCACTTAACTTTTCtccagagtcctgaccttaactcTATGGAGATGCTGAGGCATGACCTGAAGAAGACCATGCCGGCCAGGCACCCTAAGAACATTGATGAACTTAAGGAGAGCTGTAGGGAGGAGTGCTCCTTAATGTCGTGTAAATATTCGGTGGAGGTGACTTCAGCCAAAGGGAAATCTACAGATTATGTAAtctaa